One Tolypothrix bouteillei VB521301 DNA window includes the following coding sequences:
- the uvrA gene encoding excinuclease ABC subunit UvrA produces MLNTQRSQSLNGHLPQTNPNSQNTIRIRGARQHNLKNIDLELPRDRLIVFTGVSGSGKSSLAFDTIFAEGQRRYVESLSAYARQFLGQVDKPDVEAIEGLSPAISIDQKSTSHNPRSTVGTVTEIYDYLRLLFGRAGEPHCPICDRCIAPQTIDEMCDRIMELPDRTRFQILAPVVRGKKGTHSKLLSSLASQGFVRVRVDGEVRELSDAIELDKNVIHTIEVVIDRLVKKPDLQERLFDSLSTCLRQSNGIAVILISSSSSGDSDKKQPKEQEQELVFSENFACPEHGAVMEELSPRLFSFNSPYGACPHCHGIGSLRRFSAELVVPDPEAPVYSAIAPWSEKENTYYLELLYKLGQEHSFELQTCWNVLTEEQREIILHGEEKNTDSQRKQKEGFKGVLPILQRQYDGGSELIKQKLEQYLVDQPCPVCEGKRLKPEALAVRLGQYRIIDLTGVSIRESRNKIDQLQLSQRQLQIADLVLREIKARLQFLLDVGLDYLTLDRPAMTLSGGEAQRIRLATQIGSGLTGVLYVLDEPSIGLHQRDNGRLLRTLIRLRDLGNTLIVVEHDEETIRAADHVVDIGPAAGVNGGRIVAQGDLQALLNSEESLTGAYLSGRRAIATPATRREGNGRSLVIQNAHRNNLRNINVEIPLGKLVSVTGVSGSGKSTLINELLYPALQHQLTRKVPFPKEIDGIQGLDTIDKAIVIDQSPIGRTPRSNPATYTGVFDIIREVFSETIEAKTRGYKPGQFSFNVKGGRCEACSGQGVNVIEMNFLPDVYVQCEVCKGARYNRETLQVKYKEKSISDVLSMTVEEALEFFKNIPKAVNKLQTLVDVGLGYIQLGQPATTLSGGEAQRVKLATELSRRATGKTLYLIDEPTTGLSFYDVHKLLDVLQRLVDKGNSVLVIEHNLDVIRCADWLIDLGPEGGDKGGEVIAVGTPEEIAENPKSYTGQYLKQVLISNQ; encoded by the coding sequence ATGTTAAACACTCAGCGATCGCAATCCTTAAATGGGCACCTTCCTCAGACAAACCCAAACAGCCAAAACACTATCCGCATTCGGGGTGCCAGACAGCACAACCTGAAAAATATCGATCTGGAATTGCCTCGCGATCGCTTGATTGTCTTTACTGGCGTTTCTGGTTCTGGCAAATCTTCCTTGGCATTCGACACCATCTTTGCAGAAGGACAGCGCCGCTATGTGGAATCCCTTAGCGCTTATGCACGGCAATTCTTGGGACAAGTCGATAAACCTGATGTTGAGGCGATTGAGGGATTAAGCCCAGCGATTTCCATTGACCAAAAGTCAACATCTCATAACCCCCGTTCTACTGTAGGGACGGTGACAGAAATTTACGACTATCTGCGACTCCTGTTTGGACGCGCTGGCGAACCTCACTGTCCCATATGCGATCGCTGTATCGCCCCCCAAACCATAGATGAGATGTGCGATCGCATCATGGAACTACCAGATCGCACGCGCTTTCAAATTCTTGCGCCTGTTGTTCGGGGCAAAAAGGGGACGCATAGCAAACTGCTATCAAGTTTGGCATCCCAAGGTTTTGTCCGCGTTCGTGTAGATGGGGAAGTACGCGAACTTTCCGATGCCATTGAATTAGATAAAAATGTTATTCACACCATAGAAGTTGTTATTGACCGATTGGTAAAAAAACCGGATTTGCAAGAGCGATTGTTTGATTCCCTTTCTACCTGTTTGCGTCAATCTAATGGAATTGCAGTTATTCTCATTAGTTCTTCGTCATCGGGCGATAGTGATAAGAAACAACCAAAAGAGCAAGAACAAGAATTAGTCTTTTCAGAAAACTTTGCCTGTCCGGAACACGGGGCGGTGATGGAAGAATTATCCCCGCGCTTGTTTTCTTTTAACTCTCCTTATGGTGCGTGTCCGCACTGTCACGGAATTGGTAGTTTGAGAAGATTTTCGGCTGAGTTGGTTGTTCCCGATCCTGAAGCACCAGTATATTCTGCTATTGCGCCTTGGTCGGAAAAGGAAAATACGTATTATTTGGAGTTGTTGTATAAGTTAGGTCAAGAACATAGTTTTGAGTTGCAAACCTGTTGGAATGTGTTAACTGAGGAACAAAGGGAAATAATTCTCCATGGAGAGGAAAAAAACACGGACTCGCAGAGAAAACAGAAAGAGGGATTCAAAGGAGTTTTGCCAATTTTACAAAGGCAATATGACGGTGGTTCGGAGTTAATTAAGCAAAAATTAGAACAGTATTTAGTCGATCAACCGTGTCCCGTCTGTGAGGGAAAACGGTTGAAACCGGAGGCGTTAGCAGTACGGTTGGGACAGTACCGAATTATAGATTTAACGGGGGTTTCCATTCGGGAGTCTCGGAACAAAATTGACCAATTACAATTGAGTCAGCGTCAGTTACAAATTGCCGATCTGGTATTGAGAGAAATCAAAGCGAGATTGCAATTTTTGCTGGATGTAGGTTTAGATTACCTCACTCTCGACCGTCCGGCAATGACACTTTCCGGTGGAGAAGCACAACGAATTCGTCTGGCGACTCAAATTGGTTCTGGGTTGACTGGGGTTTTGTATGTTTTGGATGAACCCAGTATTGGTTTGCATCAACGAGATAATGGAAGATTGTTGCGAACTTTAATTAGGTTACGGGATTTAGGCAATACCCTAATTGTTGTGGAGCACGATGAAGAAACTATTCGTGCGGCTGACCATGTTGTTGATATTGGTCCTGCTGCTGGGGTTAATGGGGGTAGAATCGTTGCTCAAGGCGATTTACAAGCATTGCTCAATTCAGAAGAATCGCTGACAGGAGCTTATTTATCAGGACGTAGAGCGATCGCAACTCCCGCAACACGTAGGGAAGGAAACGGGCGAAGTTTGGTTATTCAAAATGCCCATCGCAATAATTTGAGAAACATTAATGTAGAAATACCATTAGGAAAACTTGTTTCTGTCACTGGTGTTTCAGGTTCTGGAAAATCTACCCTAATTAACGAATTACTCTACCCAGCGCTGCAACATCAACTGACGCGGAAAGTTCCTTTTCCTAAAGAGATAGATGGTATTCAAGGCTTAGATACCATTGATAAAGCCATAGTTATTGACCAATCTCCTATTGGAAGAACACCTCGTTCTAACCCTGCAACATATACGGGCGTTTTTGATATTATTCGAGAAGTTTTTTCAGAAACAATTGAAGCAAAAACTAGGGGATATAAACCAGGGCAATTTTCTTTCAACGTTAAAGGGGGACGTTGTGAAGCTTGTAGCGGACAAGGTGTAAATGTCATTGAAATGAACTTTTTACCTGATGTTTACGTCCAGTGTGAAGTTTGTAAAGGGGCAAGATATAACCGTGAAACTTTGCAAGTGAAGTACAAAGAGAAATCTATTTCTGATGTTCTTAGTATGACAGTAGAGGAAGCTTTAGAATTTTTCAAAAACATTCCCAAAGCTGTAAATAAGTTGCAAACTTTAGTGGATGTTGGATTGGGATATATTCAACTGGGACAACCTGCGACAACCTTATCTGGCGGTGAAGCACAGAGGGTGAAATTAGCAACAGAACTATCACGTCGCGCTACTGGTAAAACACTTTATTTGATAGATGAACCAACGACAGGCTTATCTTTTTATGATGTTCATAAATTATTAGATGTCCTGCAACGTTTAGTTGATAAAGGCAATTCCGTTTTGGTCATCGAACACAATTTAGATGTAATACGTTGTGCGGATTGGCTGATAGATCTAGGACCGGAAGGCGGTGACAAAGGAGGAGAAGTTATTGCAGTGGGAACACCAGAAGAAATCGCAGAAAATCCAAAATCATATACCGGACAGTATTTGAAGCAAGTATTAATATCTAACCAGTAA